A genomic stretch from Coregonus clupeaformis isolate EN_2021a chromosome 23, ASM2061545v1, whole genome shotgun sequence includes:
- the LOC121577443 gene encoding synaptotagmin-1-like — protein MVVGILQACDLPAMDVGGSSDPYVKLYLLPDKKRKFETKVHRKTLNPTFNETFTFKVLYSELGGRTLVMTVYDFDRFSKHDAIGALRVPMSSLDFSQMTQEWRELKKAEKEESEQLGDICLSLRYVPTAGKLSIVVLEAKNLKKMDVGGLSDPYVKIHLLQNGKRLKKKKTSIKKNTLNPYYNESFSFEVPFEQIQKVQVAVTVLDYDKIGKNDAIGKVFLGGASSGTELRHWSDMLANPRRPIAQWHGLKAEDEVNAELAARK, from the exons ATGGTAGTAGGTATCCTGCAGGCTTGTGATCTCCCAGCCATGGATGTGGGGGGAAGTTCAGACCCGTATGTTAAACTCTACCTGCTGCCAGACAAAAAGAGGAAGTTTGAGACTAAAGTCCACAGGAAGACACTCAACCCAACCTTCAATGAGACTTTCACCTTCAAG GTACTGTACAGTGAGCTGGGAGGCAGGACTCTGGTGATGACAGTGTATGACTTTGACCGTTTCTCTAAACACGACGCGATTGGAGCACTACGAGTACCAATGAGCAGCCTGGACTTCAGTCAGATGACACAGGAGTGGCGGGAGCTGAAGAaggcagagaaagaggag tcagaGCAGTTGGGtgatatctgtctgtctctgaggtACGTTCCTACAGCAGGGAAACTAAGCATTGTCGTCCTCGAGGCCAAAAACCTAAAGAAGATGGACGTAGGAGGACTGTCAG ACCCCTATGTAAAGATCCACCTACTGCAGAATGGAAAAagactgaagaagaagaaaaccAGCATCAAGAAGAACACTCTCAACCCTTACTACAACGAGTCCTTCAGCTTTGAGGTGCCCTTCGAACAGATACag AAGGTGCAGGTAGCAGTGACAGTGTTGGACTATGATAAGATTGGGAAGAATGATGCCATCGGGAAGGTGTTTCTGGGCGGAGCCAGCAGCGGCACGGAGCTCCGTCATTGGTCAGACATGCTGGCCAACCCCCGCCGGCCCATCGCCCAATGGCATGGCCTCAAAGCAGAGGACGAAGTCAACGCTGAACTGGCTgccaggaagtga